From Pontibacter actiniarum, a single genomic window includes:
- a CDS encoding PAS domain-containing sensor histidine kinase: protein MEQASFLDSKVNFETVFRTLPELYLLISPDLHVWAATDSYLQAINTPEEAVVGKPFFEAFTDSGLPWNRASLEQVRNALQTALQQKEPVTLNPIRFDIAQGQEMYWQAVNTPVCDKEGEVAYILHEARNITEQVQAEREARVSLESLELMSLTANGTLWDYDLQQDTITWSKSYKQLFGYTGQEPAYSAASWMHHVHPQDAAQIRRTFFQLLKEQKSDFCVEYRFKRADGTYADVLSHGYVFYSASGQPLRLIGSAADISLQKSHQRQLADISERFQRIATATNDVIWDWNLTDDTIWWNEGYKTLLSFAEDEAGTTDSAFWTERIHPDDRARVKASIHKAINGGQLAWQEEYRFRCADGSYKLIQDRGSIIRDSNGKPTRMIGAMHDITEKRQVEQQLRESSARITQILEAQPLMAWTATPEGTIDYYSSRWYEYTGADPATQDDWANYLHPDDRQRAWERWLHSIATGEAFSDENRWKSGKDGTYRWFLGKALPIRDSEGSITMWVGSHTDIEEQKQALLTLQESNDRFRLLAESIPHIVWSSTPDGRVDYFNQQWYDYTRMTQEETLGFGWSLTLHPDDLAATTEDWLASMENGLPYERELRLRNVETQEYRWFLARGLPIRNAEGELFKWFGTATDIHDQKLLQEQLLESERSFRFLTESIPQMVWTATPDGTTDYFNSRWISYTGLSLEESQGPDAWLKAMHPDDHQKARERWLLSVQSGDYYEIEYRIRNGSKGTYRWFLGQGIPMRDASGAIVKWFGTCTDIEDHKKAEEELVEKNLELERINQDLDSFVYTASHDLKLPVINMAGVFEELIRDAQFKDPEAPQLIEMFNKSLRQLHNTIYDLSEVVRVQKSRDRELKDLSLQGTTDDVLTSLQDMLHESGTVVHTDFSEAPLVAFTRAGLKSILYNLISNAIKYRAQDRPPEIRLRSGIKGNYVEVSVADNGLGIDMTRHQGKLFQMFKRFHSHVKGSGLGLYIVNRLLSSHGGHINIESTLNEGTTFYLYFKMKKS, encoded by the coding sequence ATGGAACAGGCTTCTTTTCTGGATTCAAAAGTAAACTTCGAAACCGTGTTCCGAACACTGCCGGAGCTGTATTTGCTTATTTCTCCCGATCTGCACGTGTGGGCCGCCACCGACAGTTACCTGCAGGCCATCAACACACCGGAGGAAGCCGTTGTGGGAAAGCCTTTCTTCGAAGCGTTTACCGACAGCGGCCTGCCTTGGAACCGGGCCTCCCTGGAGCAGGTGCGTAACGCCCTCCAGACCGCCCTGCAGCAGAAAGAGCCGGTTACCCTCAACCCAATACGGTTTGACATAGCGCAGGGGCAGGAGATGTACTGGCAGGCTGTCAACACCCCTGTTTGCGATAAGGAGGGCGAGGTCGCCTACATCCTGCACGAGGCCCGCAACATCACCGAGCAGGTGCAGGCAGAGCGCGAGGCCAGGGTATCGCTGGAAAGCCTGGAGCTCATGTCGCTCACGGCCAACGGCACCCTGTGGGATTATGACCTGCAGCAAGACACTATCACCTGGAGCAAGTCTTACAAGCAGCTTTTCGGATACACCGGCCAGGAACCCGCGTACAGCGCAGCCAGCTGGATGCACCACGTGCACCCGCAGGACGCTGCACAGATACGCCGGACCTTTTTCCAGCTACTGAAGGAGCAGAAAAGCGACTTCTGTGTGGAGTACCGCTTTAAACGAGCCGACGGCACCTATGCCGATGTGCTAAGCCACGGCTACGTTTTCTACAGCGCCTCCGGGCAGCCCCTCCGCCTGATCGGCTCTGCAGCCGACATTAGCCTGCAGAAGAGCCATCAGCGGCAGCTGGCGGATATAAGCGAGCGGTTTCAGCGGATTGCCACAGCCACAAATGACGTGATATGGGACTGGAATTTAACAGACGATACCATCTGGTGGAACGAAGGCTACAAAACCCTGCTGAGCTTCGCCGAGGACGAGGCAGGCACCACAGACTCCGCTTTCTGGACGGAGCGCATCCACCCGGACGACCGGGCCCGCGTTAAAGCCTCCATTCACAAAGCCATCAACGGCGGCCAGTTAGCCTGGCAGGAGGAGTACCGCTTCCGCTGCGCCGACGGCAGCTACAAGCTCATCCAGGACAGAGGCTCTATCATCCGGGACAGCAACGGTAAGCCCACGCGGATGATAGGCGCCATGCACGATATAACGGAAAAGCGACAGGTTGAACAGCAGCTCCGGGAAAGCTCGGCACGCATTACCCAGATACTGGAGGCGCAGCCGCTCATGGCCTGGACGGCTACCCCCGAGGGCACTATAGACTACTATAGCAGCAGATGGTACGAGTACACCGGCGCAGACCCTGCGACACAGGACGACTGGGCCAACTACCTGCATCCCGATGACCGCCAGAGGGCCTGGGAGCGCTGGCTCCACAGCATAGCCACCGGCGAAGCGTTCTCTGATGAAAACAGGTGGAAATCGGGCAAGGATGGCACGTACAGGTGGTTCCTGGGCAAGGCCCTGCCCATCCGGGACAGTGAGGGCAGCATCACCATGTGGGTAGGCTCCCACACAGACATCGAAGAGCAAAAGCAGGCTTTGCTCACGCTGCAGGAAAGCAACGACAGGTTTAGACTGCTGGCCGAGTCCATTCCGCACATTGTCTGGAGCAGCACACCCGATGGGCGCGTCGACTACTTTAACCAGCAATGGTACGACTATACCCGGATGACGCAGGAGGAGACGCTTGGCTTTGGCTGGTCCTTAACGCTGCACCCGGACGATTTGGCGGCGACCACCGAGGATTGGCTTGCCTCGATGGAGAACGGGCTGCCGTATGAGCGCGAACTGCGGTTGCGCAATGTAGAAACGCAGGAGTACCGCTGGTTCCTGGCGCGTGGCCTCCCGATCCGGAACGCCGAGGGGGAGCTCTTTAAATGGTTTGGCACGGCCACCGACATACACGACCAGAAATTACTGCAAGAGCAGCTGCTGGAATCAGAAAGGAGTTTCCGCTTCTTAACTGAGTCTATCCCACAAATGGTGTGGACGGCCACCCCAGACGGCACCACCGATTACTTTAACAGCCGGTGGATAAGCTACACCGGCCTTAGCCTGGAAGAGAGCCAGGGGCCGGATGCATGGCTGAAGGCAATGCACCCGGATGACCACCAAAAGGCCCGGGAGCGCTGGCTCCTTTCTGTGCAGTCCGGCGACTACTATGAGATAGAATACCGCATCCGAAACGGTAGCAAGGGCACGTACCGCTGGTTCTTAGGCCAGGGCATTCCCATGCGCGACGCGAGCGGCGCCATTGTGAAGTGGTTCGGCACCTGCACCGACATTGAGGACCATAAAAAGGCCGAGGAAGAGCTGGTAGAGAAAAACCTGGAGCTGGAGCGCATCAACCAGGACCTCGACAGCTTTGTGTACACCGCCTCGCACGACCTGAAGCTCCCGGTGATAAACATGGCCGGCGTTTTTGAAGAGCTCATCCGCGATGCGCAGTTCAAAGACCCGGAGGCGCCGCAGCTGATCGAGATGTTCAACAAGTCGCTCAGGCAGCTGCACAACACGATCTATGATTTGAGCGAAGTGGTGCGCGTGCAAAAGTCCAGGGACCGGGAGTTAAAAGACCTCAGCCTGCAGGGCACCACCGATGATGTGCTGACCAGCCTGCAGGACATGCTGCACGAGTCTGGCACCGTTGTGCACACTGACTTTTCTGAGGCGCCGCTCGTGGCCTTTACACGCGCGGGCCTCAAAAGCATACTTTACAACCTCATCAGCAATGCCATCAAGTACCGTGCTCAGGACCGGCCGCCGGAGATCAGGCTGCGCTCCGGCATTAAAGGCAACTACGTGGAGGTTAGCGTGGCAGACAACGGCCTGGGCATAGACATGACGCGGCACCAGGGCAAGCTGTTCCAGATGTTCAAGCGCTTCCACAGCCACGTGAAAGGCTCTGGCTTAGGCCTCTACATCGTAAACAGGCTACTGAGCAGCCATGGCGGCCACATCAACATCGAAAGTACGCTAAACGAAGGCACCACTTTCTACCTATACTTTAAAATGAAGAAATCTTAG
- a CDS encoding response regulator, whose amino-acid sequence MKKLNTILLIDDDETTNYLNHRLLNRLEVAPDIRVVMNGEEAIDYLSYAFAGVPEYPRPDLIFVDIKMSVMDGFEFLEEYQQYTPEQKGNTVLLMLTSSASFYDLEKLKQFPDVRRHYSKPLAEADVREIMQEYF is encoded by the coding sequence ATGAAAAAGCTGAACACCATACTCCTGATCGACGACGACGAGACTACCAACTACCTGAACCACCGTCTCCTCAACCGCCTGGAGGTGGCCCCGGACATACGTGTCGTTATGAATGGCGAGGAGGCTATCGACTACCTGAGCTATGCCTTCGCCGGCGTGCCGGAGTACCCGCGCCCTGACCTTATTTTTGTGGATATCAAAATGTCGGTGATGGATGGCTTTGAGTTTCTGGAGGAGTACCAGCAGTACACTCCGGAGCAAAAGGGGAACACCGTGCTGCTGATGCTTACCTCCTCGGCAAGCTTTTACGACCTGGAGAAGCTCAAGCAGTTCCCGGACGTGCGCAGGCATTACTCTAAGCCGCTGGCCGAAGCCGACGTGCGCGAGATAATGCAGGAGTACTTCTAA
- a CDS encoding uracil-DNA glycosylase family protein: MEALESLLQQVRACRICEEHLPLGPRPVLTASSTAKLLIVGQAPGTKVHASGIPWDDQSGKRLRQWLGLAPEVFYDQSKVAIVPMGFCYPGKGKSGDLPPRPECARHWHQQLLALLPEVQLTLLIGKYAQDHFLGSQAGATLTETVQNWHAYLPRYMPMPHPSPRNQFWLRRHPWFEADAVPYVQQLVQQII; encoded by the coding sequence ATGGAGGCATTGGAGAGTTTACTACAGCAGGTGCGCGCCTGCCGCATCTGCGAAGAGCACCTGCCCCTGGGGCCGCGCCCGGTGCTTACGGCAAGCAGCACTGCAAAGCTGTTAATTGTGGGCCAGGCACCCGGCACTAAGGTGCACGCCAGCGGCATCCCCTGGGACGACCAAAGCGGAAAGCGGCTGCGCCAGTGGCTAGGCCTGGCACCCGAAGTGTTTTACGACCAGAGCAAGGTTGCCATTGTTCCGATGGGCTTCTGCTACCCCGGCAAGGGCAAGTCCGGCGACCTGCCGCCCCGCCCCGAGTGCGCCCGGCACTGGCACCAGCAACTGCTGGCCCTGCTGCCAGAGGTGCAGCTCACGCTACTTATCGGCAAGTACGCGCAGGACCACTTTTTAGGCAGCCAGGCAGGGGCAACCCTTACCGAGACAGTACAGAACTGGCATGCCTACCTGCCCCGGTACATGCCCATGCCGCACCCCTCGCCCCGCAATCAGTTCTGGCTGCGCCGGCACCCGTGGTTCGAGGCGGATGCCGTACCTTATGTACAGCAGCTGGTGCAGCAAATTATTTAG
- a CDS encoding methionine aminotransferase: MINYPASKLPDVGASIFTVMSALANEHQAINLSQGFPDFNCPEPLIHLADKYMREGFNQYAPMAGMPQLRHKISLKTEKMYGFSPDPDTEVTVTSGATEALNAAITAVVKPGDEVVVLEPCYDSYAPVIRLCGGAPMYVPLSLPDFSIDWDQVKKRVSSRTRLIIINTPHNPTGAVMSRQDMDTLANLLDGTDILVLSDEVYEHMVFDGQEHYSALQHPQLRERSFVVSSFGKTYHTTGWKVGYAVAPAPLTNELRKMHQFITFCTATPLQLAIADFMEEETHYLGLPDFYQAKRDFFLEQLKQTRFEFIPSAGTYFQLVKYDGITDAYDVDFARHLTTQTGVAAIPVSAFYHDKTDNKYLRFCFAKSEETLRAAGEKLKSV, translated from the coding sequence ATGATAAACTACCCCGCGAGCAAGCTGCCAGACGTAGGCGCCAGCATTTTCACAGTGATGTCGGCACTGGCCAATGAGCACCAGGCGATCAACCTGTCGCAGGGCTTCCCGGACTTCAACTGCCCGGAGCCGCTTATACACCTGGCGGACAAGTACATGCGCGAGGGCTTTAACCAGTATGCCCCCATGGCCGGCATGCCACAGCTGCGCCACAAAATCAGCCTGAAAACGGAGAAGATGTATGGTTTCAGCCCCGACCCGGACACAGAGGTAACAGTTACATCCGGAGCCACCGAAGCCCTGAACGCAGCCATTACAGCCGTGGTAAAGCCCGGCGACGAGGTCGTGGTGCTGGAGCCCTGCTACGACAGCTATGCCCCGGTTATCCGGCTGTGCGGCGGCGCCCCTATGTATGTGCCCCTCTCCCTTCCCGACTTCTCCATTGACTGGGACCAGGTAAAGAAAAGGGTTTCCTCCCGCACACGCCTGATCATCATCAACACCCCGCACAACCCCACCGGCGCCGTCATGAGCAGGCAGGACATGGACACGCTGGCCAACCTGCTCGATGGCACGGATATTCTGGTGCTGAGCGATGAGGTGTATGAACACATGGTGTTTGACGGGCAGGAGCATTACAGCGCACTGCAGCACCCGCAGCTGCGCGAGCGGAGCTTTGTGGTGTCGTCGTTTGGCAAAACATACCACACCACCGGCTGGAAAGTGGGCTATGCCGTGGCGCCGGCACCGCTTACCAACGAGCTGCGCAAGATGCATCAGTTCATTACCTTCTGCACCGCCACGCCGCTGCAACTGGCTATTGCCGATTTTATGGAGGAAGAGACGCACTACCTGGGGCTGCCGGACTTCTACCAGGCCAAGCGCGACTTCTTTTTGGAGCAGCTGAAACAAACACGCTTTGAGTTTATACCTTCGGCAGGCACTTATTTCCAGTTAGTGAAGTATGATGGTATTACCGATGCCTACGACGTGGACTTCGCCAGACACCTGACCACCCAGACAGGCGTGGCGGCTATACCCGTATCGGCTTTTTACCACGATAAAACGGACAACAAGTACCTGCGCTTCTGCTTTGCCAAGAGCGAAGAGACCTTGCGTGCTGCCGGCGAGAAGCTGAAAAGCGTTTAA
- a CDS encoding amidohydrolase — translation MDDLRVTIVQTELHWQEAEANRRMFSDKLAAAAPQTDLIVLPEMFTTGFSMQAEGLAEEADTFTLEWMQQEAGKHQAVLTGSVMVREGEQYLNRLYWVRPDGSFASYDKKHLFRMAKEHHTYTAGKERLVVELNGWRVCPLVCYDLRFPVWSRNTDNAYDLLLYVANWPKVRSQPWRTLLQARAIENLAYVVGVNRVGTDGNNHPYSGDSAIIHPKGYHLLETAEVEGIHTLALSKKELEAFREAFPAHLDADRFSLHR, via the coding sequence ATGGACGACTTACGCGTAACCATCGTACAAACCGAGCTGCACTGGCAGGAGGCCGAGGCGAACAGGCGCATGTTTAGCGACAAGCTGGCTGCCGCTGCGCCGCAAACGGACCTGATTGTGCTGCCCGAAATGTTTACTACCGGCTTCAGCATGCAGGCTGAGGGGTTGGCAGAGGAAGCCGACACCTTTACGCTGGAGTGGATGCAGCAGGAGGCAGGAAAGCACCAGGCAGTGCTAACGGGAAGTGTGATGGTGCGCGAGGGAGAGCAGTACCTTAACCGCCTCTACTGGGTTCGCCCGGACGGCAGCTTTGCCAGTTACGATAAAAAGCACCTGTTCCGGATGGCAAAGGAGCACCATACCTATACTGCCGGCAAAGAGCGGCTGGTAGTGGAGCTGAACGGATGGCGCGTGTGCCCGCTGGTGTGCTACGACCTGCGCTTCCCGGTGTGGAGCCGCAACACGGATAACGCCTATGACCTGCTGCTCTACGTGGCGAACTGGCCGAAAGTACGCAGCCAGCCGTGGCGTACACTGCTGCAGGCCCGCGCTATAGAAAACCTGGCGTACGTGGTGGGCGTGAACCGCGTGGGCACCGACGGCAACAACCATCCCTACTCCGGCGATTCGGCTATTATCCACCCCAAGGGCTACCACCTGCTGGAAACCGCTGAGGTAGAAGGCATCCACACCCTGGCCTTGAGCAAAAAAGAACTCGAAGCTTTCCGCGAAGCGTTCCCGGCGCATTTAGACGCCGACAGGTTCAGCCTGCATCGCTAA
- a CDS encoding PH domain-containing protein: MGLLSGMMGHASEVSIEKLAKEFQPILMDTEQIERAYKLIRDMLVFTNKRLILVNRQGLTGSKTDYQSIPYSSIKMFSKESAGIGDLDAELKIWLTGESEPTIKQDFRKGDNINEAYRVLSRHVLK, encoded by the coding sequence ATGGGACTATTAAGCGGAATGATGGGACACGCCTCGGAGGTGTCTATCGAAAAACTAGCCAAAGAATTTCAGCCAATCCTTATGGATACCGAGCAGATTGAGCGGGCCTACAAGCTCATCCGCGACATGCTGGTGTTCACAAACAAGCGCCTGATCCTGGTGAACCGGCAGGGCCTCACCGGCTCCAAAACCGACTATCAGAGCATCCCCTACAGCAGCATCAAGATGTTTTCCAAAGAAAGCGCCGGCATCGGCGACCTGGACGCGGAGCTAAAGATATGGCTGACCGGCGAGTCGGAGCCCACGATAAAGCAGGACTTCCGGAAGGGCGACAACATCAACGAGGCGTACCGGGTGCTGAGCAGGCATGTGCTGAAGTAG
- a CDS encoding fatty acid--CoA ligase, whose amino-acid sequence MANTRILPPTPRAYQSKLLIKEIFNQSLKYEPDREIVYRDLLRLSYKEMNKRVPRLAHLLTTHLQIEQGQTVAFLDYDSHRYLEAYFAVPMVGAVLHMINFRLSPEEILYTINHAEDTVIFCHEDFLPILESLQGRMETVQRVVLLSDSGATPDTPLELSGEYEELLLQQPDTYNFPDFSEDTVATTFYTTGTTGLPKGVYFSHRQLVLHTFGLATSLGAMDNALKIGSNDVYMPITPMFHVHAWGFPYLATFLGMQQVYPGRYEPAMLLKLVLQEKVTVSHCVPTILQMLVNHPQVKTFDLTNWKVVIGGSALPRGLAMAAMDLGIEVITGYGMSETCPVLSLTYLNRKTMRHLTEEEEADLRVKTGRPIQMVDIRLMNEEGQFLPNDGKSTGEIVVRAPWLTQGYYKDEERSLELWKHGYLHTGDIATIAPDGVITITDRKKDVIKSGGEWISSLLLESLISQHPDVQETAVVAVPDQRWQERPLALVVARPGANLTDEELIRHMEQFSDSGRISHYAVPKQFKFVSEIPKTSVGKIDKKRIKKELEV is encoded by the coding sequence ATGGCTAACACGCGCATTTTACCTCCTACACCAAGGGCATATCAGTCCAAGTTACTTATAAAGGAGATTTTCAACCAGTCGTTAAAGTATGAGCCGGACAGGGAGATTGTGTACCGGGACCTGCTGCGCCTCTCCTACAAAGAAATGAACAAGCGGGTGCCACGGCTGGCCCACCTGCTGACGACCCACCTGCAGATAGAGCAGGGCCAGACCGTAGCCTTCCTCGACTACGACAGCCACCGCTACCTGGAGGCATACTTTGCCGTACCCATGGTAGGAGCTGTGCTGCACATGATCAACTTTAGGCTGTCGCCAGAGGAAATTCTGTACACGATAAACCACGCGGAGGACACGGTGATCTTCTGCCACGAAGACTTCCTGCCCATTCTGGAGAGCCTGCAAGGCAGAATGGAGACCGTGCAGCGGGTGGTGCTCCTTTCGGATTCCGGGGCCACTCCGGATACTCCCCTGGAGCTGTCGGGTGAGTACGAGGAGCTCCTGCTGCAGCAGCCGGACACCTACAACTTCCCCGACTTCAGCGAAGACACCGTTGCCACCACCTTTTACACCACCGGTACCACCGGCTTGCCCAAGGGCGTGTACTTTTCGCACCGGCAACTGGTGCTCCACACCTTCGGGCTGGCCACCTCGCTCGGGGCAATGGACAACGCGCTGAAGATCGGCTCCAATGATGTGTATATGCCTATCACGCCGATGTTCCACGTGCACGCCTGGGGCTTTCCGTACTTAGCCACCTTTCTGGGGATGCAGCAGGTGTACCCCGGCCGCTACGAACCGGCCATGCTCCTGAAACTGGTGCTGCAGGAGAAGGTAACGGTGTCGCATTGCGTGCCTACCATTCTGCAGATGCTGGTAAACCACCCGCAGGTAAAGACTTTTGACCTGACCAACTGGAAAGTAGTGATTGGCGGTAGTGCCTTGCCGCGCGGTTTGGCGATGGCTGCCATGGATTTGGGCATTGAGGTTATCACCGGCTACGGCATGTCCGAAACCTGCCCTGTGCTCTCCCTCACCTACCTCAACCGCAAAACCATGCGCCACCTAACGGAGGAAGAAGAGGCTGACCTGCGCGTAAAGACGGGCCGCCCTATCCAGATGGTGGACATCAGGCTGATGAACGAGGAGGGGCAGTTCCTGCCAAACGACGGCAAATCGACGGGAGAGATTGTGGTGCGGGCTCCCTGGCTCACGCAGGGCTACTACAAAGACGAGGAGCGCAGCCTGGAGCTGTGGAAACACGGCTACCTCCACACCGGCGATATCGCTACCATTGCCCCGGATGGGGTAATCACCATTACGGATCGCAAGAAAGACGTGATCAAGTCCGGTGGCGAGTGGATCTCTTCGCTGTTGCTGGAAAGCCTGATCTCGCAGCACCCTGACGTGCAGGAAACGGCCGTTGTAGCCGTGCCAGACCAGCGCTGGCAGGAGCGGCCGCTCGCCCTGGTTGTCGCCAGGCCCGGCGCAAACCTAACCGACGAAGAGCTGATCCGGCACATGGAGCAGTTCTCGGACAGCGGCAGGATCAGCCATTACGCGGTGCCGAAGCAGTTTAAGTTTGTCTCGGAGATACCGAAGACGAGCGTGGGCAAAATCGATAAGAAGCGAATCAAAAAGGAGCTGGAAGTATAA
- the bshC gene encoding bacillithiol biosynthesis cysteine-adding enzyme BshC — MEVQTMKITKIDYAATGAFSQTITDYLCRGEQLRPFYNHFPTVEAFEAQLKEKSFSEAQRQTLHQALQEQYTSIAEVNPNVQQNIDLLQQSNTFTITTGHQLNIFTGPLYFIYKIITAINTCKQLQEKYPDYNFVPVYWMATEDHDFAEINHFNLFGKKYTWESEQTGAVGRFSTKDMEQLLAELPEAYPIFEEAYRNSKNLADATRAITHELFGAYGLVSIDGDHAGLKKALLPVIEKELTEQLSNKLVEEASAQLEELGYKPQVYSREINLFYLTDGLRERIVQEEDKYKVLNTDLSFTLEEIQQEAQEHPERFSPNVILRPLFEELILPNLAYIGGGAEVAYWFQLKKLFAAYKVAFPLLMLRNSALYISRSNANRMHKLDLQPQDLFQDYQELKKQLSAQIHEEDIDLTAQREAVAAAFAEVEKLAKEIDPTLEKAVGAEEQKAHNALQMLEKKISKARDNKHEQTFKQLENLKDKLFPGGTLQERKDNLLTYKTNNPDFIPALIEAFDPLEFKFTILEEE, encoded by the coding sequence ATGGAAGTACAGACCATGAAGATTACCAAGATAGATTACGCTGCCACCGGCGCATTCTCCCAAACAATAACGGACTACCTCTGTCGTGGCGAACAGCTACGACCGTTCTATAACCATTTCCCGACTGTAGAAGCCTTTGAGGCTCAGCTGAAGGAGAAAAGCTTCAGCGAAGCACAGCGACAAACGCTGCACCAGGCGCTGCAGGAGCAGTATACTTCCATCGCTGAGGTAAACCCGAACGTGCAACAAAACATCGACCTGCTGCAGCAGTCGAATACCTTCACTATCACCACCGGTCACCAGCTGAACATCTTTACTGGCCCGCTGTACTTCATCTACAAGATCATCACGGCTATTAATACCTGTAAGCAACTGCAGGAGAAGTACCCAGATTACAACTTTGTGCCGGTGTACTGGATGGCTACGGAAGACCACGACTTTGCTGAGATCAATCATTTTAACCTGTTCGGGAAGAAGTATACTTGGGAGAGTGAACAGACCGGAGCTGTAGGCCGGTTCTCTACAAAAGATATGGAGCAGCTGCTGGCAGAGCTACCGGAGGCTTACCCGATTTTTGAGGAGGCGTACCGCAACAGCAAGAACCTGGCAGATGCTACCCGTGCCATTACGCATGAATTGTTTGGCGCGTACGGTTTGGTAAGTATAGATGGTGACCACGCGGGGCTGAAAAAAGCGCTGCTGCCGGTGATAGAGAAAGAACTGACAGAGCAACTATCGAATAAGCTGGTAGAGGAGGCAAGTGCGCAGCTGGAGGAGCTTGGGTATAAGCCGCAGGTATACTCACGTGAAATTAACCTGTTTTACCTGACCGATGGGCTGCGTGAGCGCATTGTGCAGGAAGAGGACAAGTATAAAGTATTAAACACCGACCTTAGCTTTACACTGGAGGAGATACAGCAGGAGGCGCAGGAGCACCCGGAGCGCTTCAGCCCCAATGTTATACTTAGGCCGCTGTTTGAGGAGCTTATACTTCCGAACCTGGCATACATCGGTGGAGGCGCAGAAGTGGCTTACTGGTTCCAGCTGAAGAAGTTGTTTGCTGCCTATAAGGTGGCTTTCCCGCTGCTGATGCTGCGCAACTCGGCGCTATACATTAGCCGCAGCAACGCCAACCGCATGCACAAGCTGGACTTGCAGCCGCAGGACTTGTTCCAGGATTACCAGGAGCTGAAAAAGCAGCTATCTGCCCAGATACACGAAGAGGACATCGACCTGACTGCCCAGCGTGAGGCTGTAGCCGCTGCCTTTGCTGAGGTAGAGAAGCTGGCCAAGGAAATAGACCCTACTTTAGAGAAAGCCGTGGGAGCCGAAGAGCAGAAGGCGCACAATGCCCTGCAGATGCTGGAGAAGAAGATATCCAAAGCCCGCGACAACAAGCACGAGCAGACGTTTAAGCAGCTGGAGAACCTGAAGGATAAACTCTTCCCTGGAGGTACTTTGCAGGAGCGTAAAGACAACCTGCTTACCTACAAAACCAATAATCCAGATTTTATACCTGCTTTAATAGAGGCGTTCGACCCGCTGGAGTTTAAGTTCACGATTCTGGAGGAGGAGTAA
- a CDS encoding 5-formyltetrahydrofolate cyclo-ligase, with translation MRKADLRKQMLQQRRALPQEEVQRRSQGIAEQFFRHFPLQAGQTVHVFLPIIKNNEVNTWPIIEQLRLEHPEVRVVVPVTDVEQHVLTHHHLTDEAILVENRWGIPEPQNAQIIHAREVDVVLIPLLAFDRAGQRVGYGKGFYDRFLADCRPDVLKIGLSLEPPVARIADPNPFDVPLDAVVMPEGVWHKPL, from the coding sequence ATGCGGAAGGCTGATCTTCGCAAACAGATGCTACAGCAGCGCCGCGCCCTACCGCAGGAAGAGGTGCAGCGGCGCAGCCAAGGTATAGCCGAGCAGTTTTTTAGGCACTTTCCGCTGCAGGCAGGGCAAACAGTGCACGTGTTTCTGCCCATCATCAAAAACAATGAGGTAAATACCTGGCCTATTATTGAGCAACTGCGACTGGAGCACCCGGAGGTGCGGGTGGTGGTGCCGGTTACGGATGTGGAGCAGCATGTGCTGACGCATCATCACCTAACGGACGAAGCCATACTTGTAGAAAACCGCTGGGGTATACCGGAGCCGCAAAATGCTCAAATCATACATGCCCGAGAGGTAGACGTGGTGCTGATTCCGTTGCTTGCCTTCGATAGGGCCGGGCAACGCGTAGGCTACGGCAAAGGCTTCTACGACCGCTTTCTGGCAGATTGCCGCCCTGATGTGCTGAAAATAGGCCTTTCGCTGGAGCCGCCTGTAGCACGTATAGCCGACCCAAATCCTTTTGATGTGCCGCTGGATGCGGTGGTAATGCCGGAGGGGGTGTGGCACAAGCCTCTGTAA
- a CDS encoding TetR/AcrR family transcriptional regulator: protein MSKTKKEIILETALNLFAEKGYDATPTSLIAKEAGVSEGLIFKHYISKDNLLEAVVKAGYRRITDKSKGLVEENDPLRLISNVLDMPLKLVEDERNFWRMQFRLVDEEIAQRHHLRYSHSVMQKLVEAFRKLGYQEPELETEILMLLVEGLWRAYLTNEDKGHFVKMLDLIKAKYLK from the coding sequence ATGTCTAAAACAAAGAAAGAGATAATTTTAGAGACGGCGTTGAACCTTTTCGCAGAGAAAGGCTATGACGCTACCCCTACCAGCCTGATCGCCAAAGAGGCGGGAGTGTCGGAGGGCCTTATATTCAAGCACTACATTAGTAAAGACAACCTGCTGGAAGCCGTTGTAAAAGCGGGCTACAGGCGCATTACCGACAAGAGCAAAGGGCTGGTAGAAGAGAACGACCCGCTCCGGCTCATCAGCAACGTGCTGGACATGCCGCTGAAGCTGGTAGAGGACGAGCGTAATTTCTGGCGGATGCAGTTCCGCTTGGTGGACGAGGAGATTGCCCAGCGACACCACCTCCGCTACTCCCACTCTGTGATGCAGAAGCTGGTAGAGGCGTTTCGTAAACTCGGTTACCAGGAGCCAGAGCTGGAGACCGAGATCCTCATGCTGTTGGTGGAGGGCCTGTGGAGGGCTTACCTGACCAATGAGGACAAAGGCCACTTCGTGAAGATGCTGGACCTGATCAAGGCAAAGTACCTTAAGTAA